The Corallococcus exiguus genome has a window encoding:
- a CDS encoding CarD family transcriptional regulator, producing MPEGSAALQLQVGDRVVYPNQGVCRVAAIDVKEVAGQSLTFVTMRREEDGAVVMVPQGKILSIGVRKVASPADVEEIYAFLRSDSDKADLDWKQRARTNLDRMTQGGILGLAEVVKGLQVLSELRPLPTKERELYDNARHLLVSEVAAALGTAEANAEDSIDIVLFPPGKERPKRTAAEFARPGGDEDDMDLDGDLMGLEGGELDLPSDEEPQSESEEESSEEEGGEEEGGEEGGEDAPKKRGRPPKAKPAEGEEAAAPKKRGRPPKPKPEVAEGAEPAAPKKRGRPPKAKPPEGAAPAEPAAPKKRGRPPKAKPPEDE from the coding sequence ATGCCAGAAGGGTCCGCTGCACTCCAGCTCCAGGTTGGAGACCGGGTCGTCTACCCCAACCAGGGGGTCTGCCGCGTTGCCGCCATCGACGTGAAGGAGGTGGCGGGCCAGAGCCTCACCTTCGTCACCATGCGCCGGGAGGAAGACGGCGCGGTCGTGATGGTGCCGCAGGGGAAGATCCTCTCCATCGGCGTGCGCAAGGTGGCCAGTCCTGCTGACGTGGAGGAGATCTACGCGTTCCTCCGCTCGGACAGTGACAAGGCGGACCTGGACTGGAAGCAACGCGCGCGCACCAACCTGGACCGAATGACCCAGGGCGGCATCCTGGGTCTGGCGGAGGTCGTCAAGGGCCTCCAGGTCCTCAGCGAGCTGCGGCCGCTGCCCACCAAGGAGCGCGAGCTCTACGACAACGCCCGGCACCTGCTGGTCTCGGAGGTCGCCGCCGCGCTGGGCACCGCCGAGGCCAACGCCGAGGACTCCATCGACATCGTCCTCTTCCCGCCCGGGAAGGAGCGTCCCAAGCGCACCGCCGCGGAGTTCGCGCGGCCCGGTGGCGACGAGGACGACATGGACCTGGACGGCGACCTCATGGGTCTGGAGGGCGGGGAGCTGGACCTGCCCTCGGACGAGGAGCCGCAGTCCGAGTCCGAAGAGGAGTCCTCCGAGGAAGAAGGCGGCGAGGAGGAAGGCGGCGAGGAGGGGGGCGAGGACGCTCCCAAGAAGCGCGGCCGTCCGCCCAAGGCCAAGCCGGCCGAAGGCGAGGAGGCCGCCGCTCCGAAGAAGCGCGGCCGTCCGCCCAAGCCGAAGCCCGAGGTGGCGGAGGGCGCCGAGCCCGCCGCCCCGAAGAAGCGCGGCCGTCCGCCCAAGGCCAAACCACCCGAGGGCGCCGCACCCGCGGAGCCCGCCGCGCCAAAGAAGCGTGGCCGTCCTCCCAAGGCGAAGCCGCCCGAGGACGAGTGA